A window of Passer domesticus isolate bPasDom1 chromosome 18, bPasDom1.hap1, whole genome shotgun sequence contains these coding sequences:
- the LOC135283405 gene encoding uncharacterized protein LOC135283405 isoform X2, which translates to MKQRFPRMPRLAWVKEEEEGAGAAPAQDTEEVVPLKLPQKDAAVGQTQEQDPARGRFRRTAQLVCKFIRRIRQEETSTMGTGLRAYSPIFKTKTSAALLNMLVQEGFFNPQQVPAMVRYIYQWLMANQFVEHKLNRTLLYLTKAHPADVVMTLLRMAPSCDRAALTMWNSIMCSPRTAEPALLILLDVLGSWPEHSMCTSDGDKTGVLVLAATVVMWKILNVPCVPHVVTVYFPRLFVHLLFQVFFSTVDMPEEVDTFWTGCQQQYGLAISPNRFAVRTLKSLLCQMQHEDVVVAMERKCGWDTLLCADTHHYAVGLLAREMSGVSISLCSRITRYLLRLLSTQEPCWELPALAFLAEALEFLDLSEHSANRVLQILSRQLQSKCRERHHLALRALLELTDDPSMSEKMWSLTESLAELLWDADGEIVSMTVMLLSFIILENDMLIPSPMALQLVEALLPLFDHDYSQVQLLSILLFRTLVTLPQGKEKKVLKTHLRRSLLPLFFHCHNEDQHVAEASHETLLCALEILKRSDLEKLVKDKELWRFTECLLAENRSRAAEQLRRALPYLRNPQESLRAAAIRFTGMAARHLRWKREDLQFICNTLESMGNDISITVGNLAIQTLYVLQAVERGRYSIFDNLHNQLRRAWRTRPHLSGLSWLRCWSSAES; encoded by the exons ATGAAGCAGAGATTCCCGAGAATGCCCAGGCTGGCATGggtgaaggaggaggaagaaggcgctggagctgccccagcacaggatacTGAAGAGGTGGTGCCACTCAAACTGCCACAgaagg atgcagccgtggggCAGACACAAGAGCAGGACCCTGcccgtggccgcttccgcagaacagcgcag ctggTTTGCAAATTCATCAGGAGAATTCGGCAGGAAGAGACCAGCACCATGGGCACAGGGCTCAGAGCATATTCGCCCATCTTCAAAaccaagaccagtgctgccctgctgaaTATGCTCGTACAGGAGGGGTTTTTCAATCCAcagcaa GTACCTGCCATGGTCAGATACATCTACCAGTGGCTCATGGCCAATCAGTTTGTAGAGCACAAGCTGAACAGGACCCTGCTGTATCTCACCAAAGCACATCCAGCTGACGTAGTCATGACGCTCCTGCGTATGGCCCCATCCTGTGACAG agctgctttgaCCATGTGGAACAGCATCATGTGCTCGCCCAGGACTGCGGAGCCTGCGCTGCTGatactcctggatgtgctggggagctggcccGAGCACAGCATGTGCACTTCggatggggacaaaacgggtgtcctggtcctggct gcaactgtggtgatgtggaagatccTCAACGTGCCCTGCGTCCCACATGTGGTAACTGTGTATTTCCCCCGCCTCTTTGTgcatctgctcttccaagtgttcttcagcactGTAGATATGCCAGAGGAGGTCGATACCTTCTGGACGGGATGCCAGCAGCAATACGGCCTTGCCATCAGCCCCAACAG gtttgcagtgcggaccctgAAGTCTCTGCTCTGCCAAATGCAGCacgaggatgtggtggtggcaatggaacgcaagtgtggctgggacacgctgctgtgtgctgacacccaccactatgccgtgggtctgctggccag ggagatgtccGGTGTCTCCATCTCCTTGTGTTCCCGGATCACTCGCTACCTGCTCCGGCTGCTCAGCACACAGGAgccatgctgggagctgcctgccctggcgttcCTTGCGGAG GCCCTTGAGTTCCTGGACTTGAGTGAACACAGTGCTAACAGAGTCCTGCAAATCTTGtcaaggcagctgcagagcaagtgcagggagaggcatCACCTGGCACTTAGGGCCCTTCTCGAGCTCACTGATGATCCCTCCATG AGcgaaaaaatgtggagcctgactgaaagtcttgCGGAGCTCCTGTGGGACGCAGATGGAGAGATAGTTAGCATGACAGTCATGTTACTCAGCTTTATCATCTTGGAAAATGACATGCTGATACCCAGCcccatggcactgcagctggttgaggcgctcctgccactctttgaccac GACTATAGCCAGGTGCAACTGCTCTCTATACTGCTCTTCCGAACATTGGTGACTCTTccacagggaaaggaaaaaaaagtcctgaAGACACACCTGCGCCGGAGCTTGCTgccactcttcttccactgccacaATGAGGATCAGCATGTGGCAGAG gcctctcACGAAACGCTGCTTTGTGCGTTGGAGATCCTGAAGAGAAGTGATCTTGAAAAACTGGTGAAGGACAAGGAGCTGTGGAGGTTCACTgagtgcctg ctggcagagaacaggagccgagcggccgagcagctgcgccgggccctgccgtacctgcggaacccacaggagtccctgcgagcggcggccatcaggttcacgg ggatggccgcGCGGCACCTGAGGTGGAAGAGGGAAGACCTCCAGTTCATCTGCAAca ccctTGAAAGTATGGGAAATGACATCAGCATCACCGTTGGAAACCTGGCAATTCAAACACTGTATGTCCTCCAGGCAGTAGAGAGAGGTCGATATTCCATCTTCGACAACCTGCATAATCAGCTCCGCAGGGCATGGAGAACACGGCCTCATCTGTCTGGGCTCAGTTGGCtgcgctgctggagctctgcagagagctga
- the LOC135283405 gene encoding uncharacterized protein LOC135283405 isoform X1, with product MPMDRMEEGPGRHPTAAMLHPPGASRGHPCLGSTGLGCVLWPLPWPLSSGCACCLPDAAVGQTQEQDPARGRFRRTAQLVCKFIRRIRQEETSTMGTGLRAYSPIFKTKTSAALLNMLVQEGFFNPQQVPAMVRYIYQWLMANQFVEHKLNRTLLYLTKAHPADVVMTLLRMAPSCDRAALTMWNSIMCSPRTAEPALLILLDVLGSWPEHSMCTSDGDKTGVLVLAATVVMWKILNVPCVPHVVTVYFPRLFVHLLFQVFFSTVDMPEEVDTFWTGCQQQYGLAISPNRFAVRTLKSLLCQMQHEDVVVAMERKCGWDTLLCADTHHYAVGLLAREMSGVSISLCSRITRYLLRLLSTQEPCWELPALAFLAEALEFLDLSEHSANRVLQILSRQLQSKCRERHHLALRALLELTDDPSMSEKMWSLTESLAELLWDADGEIVSMTVMLLSFIILENDMLIPSPMALQLVEALLPLFDHDYSQVQLLSILLFRTLVTLPQGKEKKVLKTHLRRSLLPLFFHCHNEDQHVAEASHETLLCALEILKRSDLEKLVKDKELWRFTECLLAENRSRAAEQLRRALPYLRNPQESLRAAAIRFTGMAARHLRWKREDLQFICNTLESMGNDISITVGNLAIQTLYVLQAVERGRYSIFDNLHNQLRRAWRTRPHLSGLSWLRCWSSAES from the exons atgcccatggacaggatgGAAGAGGGGCCGGGCAGACACCCCACAGCAGCcatgctccatccccctggggcatcccggggccaTCCCTGTCTGggaagcacagggctgggctgtgttctctggcctctcccgtggcccctcagctctggctgcgctTGCtgtttgccagatgcagccgtggggCAGACACAAGAGCAGGACCCTGcccgtggccgcttccgcagaacagcgcag ctggTTTGCAAATTCATCAGGAGAATTCGGCAGGAAGAGACCAGCACCATGGGCACAGGGCTCAGAGCATATTCGCCCATCTTCAAAaccaagaccagtgctgccctgctgaaTATGCTCGTACAGGAGGGGTTTTTCAATCCAcagcaa GTACCTGCCATGGTCAGATACATCTACCAGTGGCTCATGGCCAATCAGTTTGTAGAGCACAAGCTGAACAGGACCCTGCTGTATCTCACCAAAGCACATCCAGCTGACGTAGTCATGACGCTCCTGCGTATGGCCCCATCCTGTGACAG agctgctttgaCCATGTGGAACAGCATCATGTGCTCGCCCAGGACTGCGGAGCCTGCGCTGCTGatactcctggatgtgctggggagctggcccGAGCACAGCATGTGCACTTCggatggggacaaaacgggtgtcctggtcctggct gcaactgtggtgatgtggaagatccTCAACGTGCCCTGCGTCCCACATGTGGTAACTGTGTATTTCCCCCGCCTCTTTGTgcatctgctcttccaagtgttcttcagcactGTAGATATGCCAGAGGAGGTCGATACCTTCTGGACGGGATGCCAGCAGCAATACGGCCTTGCCATCAGCCCCAACAG gtttgcagtgcggaccctgAAGTCTCTGCTCTGCCAAATGCAGCacgaggatgtggtggtggcaatggaacgcaagtgtggctgggacacgctgctgtgtgctgacacccaccactatgccgtgggtctgctggccag ggagatgtccGGTGTCTCCATCTCCTTGTGTTCCCGGATCACTCGCTACCTGCTCCGGCTGCTCAGCACACAGGAgccatgctgggagctgcctgccctggcgttcCTTGCGGAG GCCCTTGAGTTCCTGGACTTGAGTGAACACAGTGCTAACAGAGTCCTGCAAATCTTGtcaaggcagctgcagagcaagtgcagggagaggcatCACCTGGCACTTAGGGCCCTTCTCGAGCTCACTGATGATCCCTCCATG AGcgaaaaaatgtggagcctgactgaaagtcttgCGGAGCTCCTGTGGGACGCAGATGGAGAGATAGTTAGCATGACAGTCATGTTACTCAGCTTTATCATCTTGGAAAATGACATGCTGATACCCAGCcccatggcactgcagctggttgaggcgctcctgccactctttgaccac GACTATAGCCAGGTGCAACTGCTCTCTATACTGCTCTTCCGAACATTGGTGACTCTTccacagggaaaggaaaaaaaagtcctgaAGACACACCTGCGCCGGAGCTTGCTgccactcttcttccactgccacaATGAGGATCAGCATGTGGCAGAG gcctctcACGAAACGCTGCTTTGTGCGTTGGAGATCCTGAAGAGAAGTGATCTTGAAAAACTGGTGAAGGACAAGGAGCTGTGGAGGTTCACTgagtgcctg ctggcagagaacaggagccgagcggccgagcagctgcgccgggccctgccgtacctgcggaacccacaggagtccctgcgagcggcggccatcaggttcacgg ggatggccgcGCGGCACCTGAGGTGGAAGAGGGAAGACCTCCAGTTCATCTGCAAca ccctTGAAAGTATGGGAAATGACATCAGCATCACCGTTGGAAACCTGGCAATTCAAACACTGTATGTCCTCCAGGCAGTAGAGAGAGGTCGATATTCCATCTTCGACAACCTGCATAATCAGCTCCGCAGGGCATGGAGAACACGGCCTCATCTGTCTGGGCTCAGTTGGCtgcgctgctggagctctgcagagagctga